From the genome of Helianthus annuus cultivar XRQ/B unplaced genomic scaffold, HanXRQr2.0-SUNRISE HanXRQChr00c200, whole genome shotgun sequence:
TGCAACCGATAAATGTGGAGGATTTTCAAAATAATTAAAGCCACGATAAATGTGGAAGTTATGTTCAGGAAATCACAGTTTTGTTTAGCTGGAAGTTACCTCCGAAACCTGTGTTATTAATGGTTTTTATTTTTCCTAAAAAAATGGCCATGTTCTCCACCTTCCTATATTTTAGCTCCGTTGCAGTTATACATGTGCTTATAAATATTGAAACCTTGCCGATCAACAGTACATCCTGCTTTCTTTCTTTACCTTCTGTCGCTGGGTTTATGTCGCTGAACATGGAGCAGCATCCTGGGTTTTTGTTGCTGAACATGGAGCAGCAGGTTGAAGATGCAACAATGGATAAAGCTGTTAAAGTAAGCTTCAGACATACCTGTTTATTTCTGCTGGTTGTAATCTCCACTTTTTTGTTTCTTTCAGGTTGCATCAATGGACAACTCCTTCTTTAGCCCAATCGTGTGTAAACCTACAAATGAATCGGATAAGGTAAGTAGGAGTTTTATAATCAATTTAATAGGTTTTTTATACCTATTATTTTATTGTTATAATTTATCATTCAAGTGATATATTATTGTCTAAAAAACAGGAAATTGATGACGTGGAGTTTGAGGCATCGAATGGTGGTCACAAAGACATTTCATCCAGTTTCGAGGATAGCCAGCAAGCAAGCATCTGTGAATCTTTCTATGAATTGGCAAAAGTATATACATTATACTAAATTATACTTTTGTACACGTATTAATATTCTATTATTCTCATTACTTGAATGTTTTTTTAGGTTAGCAAGTTTAAGAGATTCGACAAAAGGGCAAATGCTTTAAAGACATGGAAGTGGGATGAAGTGA
Proteins encoded in this window:
- the LOC110887458 gene encoding uncharacterized protein LOC110887458 — encoded protein: MAMFSTFLYFSSVAVIHVLINIETLPINSTSCFLSLPSVAGFMSLNMEQHPGFLLLNMEQQVEDATMDKAVKVASMDNSFFSPIVCKPTNESDKEIDDVEFEASNGGHKDISSSFEDSQQASICESFYELAKVSKFKRFDKRANALKTWKWDEVIQIDSETEDEEEDVTPVIKRAKHAFVVESKVVG